From one Phocaeicola salanitronis DSM 18170 genomic stretch:
- a CDS encoding helix-turn-helix domain-containing protein has translation MKHVGDMKLYSLEEVTDELIGQKGTPEREDFDNSVEEALHAYRIGEAIRNARLKQNLTQEELGERIGVQKAQISRMERGYSISIPTMSRVFKALGITTATLDLGMAGKVALW, from the coding sequence ATGAAACACGTAGGAGATATGAAACTCTATTCCTTAGAAGAAGTTACCGACGAACTTATAGGGCAAAAAGGAACTCCGGAAAGAGAAGACTTTGACAATAGCGTAGAAGAGGCTCTGCACGCTTATCGGATAGGCGAGGCTATCAGGAATGCACGCCTGAAACAGAACCTCACACAAGAGGAACTGGGTGAACGTATAGGAGTGCAAAAGGCTCAGATATCCCGTATGGAAAGAGGGTATAGTATAAGTATTCCCACAATGAGCCGAGTTTTCAAAGCTCTGGGTATCACTACAGCTACGCTTGACTTAGGTATGGCTGGGAAAGTCGCTTTGTGGTAA
- a CDS encoding DUF4493 domain-containing protein: MKLIQHVWMACIGLCLFSCTQTDELETAQGKTGFIVSLTDGTKLDVSRATPGDIVDSEGIEGADFNLRIVNVETKEEIYNKKVGTGVIDAYSGVYDLTATYGENPVLALDAPYFKGETTGVEVFNDQTTPVTIACKVANALVSVTYDNSKASFEDVYSNYYVEVKVGSATPVQIDKTGEKSAYMQAGSAFEVIFHGTIDGTDKAVTLGSEFEVPATLNAGDHLKLTLSPKLDRFDIPLSIVDVDVVEASLTEEIPMEWLPKPKVEAEGFTDNELSFVETEQKDAKLKLTLSSALQDIKFKFNFEDEQFASLGEEKEYLWSDEENRKVISEQLGIAVSDNSIDLNGLLAKLQTNAGATTTNIIEVDVKANDRWSSENKTANLTYKLTCNKPEFTVDAYPGNIWTKEFTVSTLREEQVTSGDFTTLSRDMTYQYSIDGQTNWMTLNDGMRQDRLLPGTTYYIRGLYRGEVPGEVTEVMTYPETPLVNGNLNIYTPTESNANYGTRYYWDNWATLNELTCDNAVGMQCWYNSRSGTQPIIGPDNSTAAWIATIGWGYGSSNWATIFGDRGTIKYITPGELFLGSLTDVDHDDDVASRNYGISFYSRPTSVSFKYKYEPYDGDHTDIFVQVLCDDIVLGEKSFQQSSTISSWTEVTDELEIDYNKYQENMDLIPNKLILVFKSGVKESVERNKQINDVLRVGSQLYIDDVELVYAK, translated from the coding sequence ATGAAATTGATTCAGCATGTATGGATGGCTTGCATCGGCTTGTGCCTCTTTTCGTGCACGCAGACCGATGAATTGGAAACCGCACAAGGCAAGACGGGCTTTATCGTTTCGCTGACAGACGGAACAAAACTGGATGTATCGCGTGCTACACCGGGAGACATCGTGGATAGCGAAGGGATAGAAGGCGCAGACTTCAACCTGCGGATTGTTAATGTGGAAACGAAGGAGGAAATCTATAATAAAAAAGTCGGTACGGGGGTGATTGATGCCTATAGCGGTGTGTATGACTTGACCGCAACGTATGGGGAGAATCCGGTATTGGCACTGGATGCGCCTTACTTTAAGGGGGAAACTACCGGAGTAGAAGTGTTCAACGATCAGACCACACCGGTTACGATAGCTTGCAAGGTAGCCAATGCATTGGTATCGGTAACGTATGACAACTCGAAAGCTTCGTTCGAAGATGTGTATAGTAACTATTATGTAGAGGTAAAGGTGGGAAGCGCAACTCCGGTTCAGATTGATAAGACGGGAGAAAAAAGTGCTTACATGCAGGCTGGCTCTGCCTTTGAAGTGATTTTCCATGGAACAATAGACGGAACAGATAAGGCGGTTACGTTAGGCAGCGAGTTCGAAGTACCGGCTACGCTAAATGCCGGCGACCACCTGAAACTTACCTTATCACCCAAACTGGACCGCTTCGATATTCCGTTGAGTATAGTAGATGTCGATGTAGTAGAAGCTTCACTGACGGAAGAAATACCGATGGAATGGTTGCCGAAGCCGAAAGTGGAGGCGGAAGGATTTACGGATAATGAATTGTCATTTGTAGAAACGGAACAGAAAGATGCAAAACTGAAATTGACGCTTTCTTCGGCATTGCAGGATATCAAGTTTAAGTTTAATTTTGAGGATGAACAGTTTGCATCATTAGGTGAAGAGAAAGAATATCTATGGTCTGATGAGGAAAATAGAAAAGTAATAAGCGAGCAATTAGGTATTGCTGTTTCAGACAATAGTATTGATTTGAACGGCCTGCTTGCCAAGCTCCAAACAAATGCGGGAGCAACTACTACGAATATTATCGAAGTAGATGTAAAGGCAAACGACCGCTGGAGCAGTGAGAATAAAACGGCGAATTTGACTTATAAGTTGACTTGTAATAAGCCGGAATTTACTGTGGATGCTTATCCGGGCAATATATGGACTAAAGAATTTACGGTAAGCACCTTGCGTGAAGAACAGGTGACAAGCGGTGATTTTACTACGTTGAGTAGGGATATGACTTATCAATATAGTATTGATGGGCAAACAAATTGGATGACTTTAAATGATGGTATGCGTCAAGACCGATTGTTGCCGGGCACGACTTATTATATTCGTGGATTGTATCGTGGTGAAGTGCCGGGAGAAGTTACTGAGGTTATGACTTATCCAGAGACCCCTTTGGTAAATGGAAATTTGAATATTTATACTCCTACTGAAAGTAATGCTAATTATGGTACACGTTATTATTGGGATAATTGGGCTACATTAAATGAGTTGACGTGTGATAATGCTGTAGGAATGCAGTGCTGGTACAATTCTCGTTCTGGTACACAACCAATTATTGGACCTGATAATTCAACCGCAGCATGGATTGCCACTATTGGATGGGGGTATGGAAGTTCTAATTGGGCTACGATATTTGGAGATCGAGGAACAATAAAATATATAACTCCAGGTGAACTTTTTCTTGGCTCATTAACCGATGTAGATCATGATGATGATGTGGCTTCAAGAAATTATGGTATAAGTTTTTATTCTCGTCCAACTTCTGTTTCATTTAAATATAAATATGAACCTTATGATGGTGATCATACTGATATTTTTGTGCAGGTTTTGTGCGATGATATTGTTTTAGGTGAAAAATCTTTTCAACAATCTTCTACAATATCTTCTTGGACAGAAGTAACAGATGAATTAGAGATTGACTATAATAAATATCAAGAGAATATGGATCTCATTCCAAATAAGTTAATTTTGGTATTTAAATCAGGGGTAAAAGAATCTGTTGAGCGCAACAAACAAATTAATGATGTATTGAGAGTAGGTAGTCAACTTTATATTGATGATGTAGAATTAGTATATGCTAAATAA
- a CDS encoding DUF4493 domain-containing protein, translating into MKQNLLYLLLGIFLLASCQQEEVTENQSGYGYLSLKSVVATVENVNQSASRALPSVDKAALYVEICEGDKKVLSYEPGEVPEQIPLPIGTYTAKAYNAAYQTYESWAEDAQGEPVFYGEETFTITADTHTEVTLEVSLYNFGITFQLGDNFGTYFKTEQTELTLMCNGRNVTLDAGQQSSTYVYFYLEENSKLNYTLVSRNDDDETVTLSGTPEVANGKCYTLIFEFNPETQSLSVAD; encoded by the coding sequence ATGAAACAAAACCTACTATACCTATTATTAGGAATCTTCCTTTTGGCAAGCTGCCAACAGGAAGAAGTTACAGAAAATCAATCCGGTTACGGTTATCTCTCTTTAAAGAGTGTAGTGGCAACGGTGGAAAATGTCAACCAATCGGCAAGCCGTGCCCTGCCTTCGGTAGACAAAGCCGCTTTGTATGTGGAAATCTGCGAAGGAGACAAAAAGGTGTTGTCATACGAGCCGGGCGAAGTGCCCGAACAGATTCCGCTTCCCATCGGAACCTATACGGCAAAAGCGTATAATGCGGCTTATCAAACGTATGAATCGTGGGCAGAGGACGCACAAGGCGAACCTGTTTTTTATGGTGAAGAAACATTTACCATAACCGCAGATACCCACACGGAAGTAACCCTTGAAGTGTCTTTGTATAACTTTGGCATTACATTCCAATTAGGAGATAACTTTGGTACTTACTTCAAAACGGAACAAACAGAACTGACACTGATGTGTAACGGTAGAAACGTCACGCTGGATGCCGGTCAGCAGAGCAGTACATACGTTTATTTCTATTTGGAGGAAAACTCCAAGTTAAATTATACATTGGTTTCTCGAAATGACGATGATGAAACAGTGACATTGTCTGGCACACCAGAGGTAGCAAACGGCAAGTGCTATACGTTGATTTTTGAATTTAATCCGGAAACTCAATCGCTCAGCGTAGCCGACTAA